CCAAAGGCGATTTGGTAAATATCCTTTCCATAGGCCATCGACGCATCATTCCTTTCCCAATATATCAGGAACCTGAGCGCTCATACGCTCATATTCCTCAATGTCGTAAGTGGTTTGCTGCTGTGGCTTTCCGTGCTTTTGCGAAGCTACTTTTTCTGTTTGCTCCATCGCGGCCTGTTGGGGCGTTGTAATCCCCTCGCGCTGCCAGCGCTCCAGAATCTTGTTCATATAGCTCAAGCTGAGCTTGCCGATGGCGTCCACGCTGCGGTCGTAGGCTTCGCGTACCATCTTGGGGGAAAACTTCCATTCCAATAGCCAGCGATCCGAATATCGCTCTTCTCGGGCGCTCGGGGAGCGGGGAGAGAGGCGCAGCTCCTGCTCGATCTTTCTCCAGGCTTTATTGATGTCATCCAGCTTACGCAGTTTTTCTTCCGCCTGTCGGTGAGAAGAAATGCCTTCCTCGGCCCAGTCACGGGCAACTGCCTCGATATAGCTGGTATTGTCTTTGCCCTTGCTCTTAACGAACTGCAGGAGCATCAGAGTAACGTCTACGGGCAGCCCGTAATCATCGTGAATCGCCAGCAGGGTGGAAGAAAGCCCCGGGGAGAGGGGGCGCCCTAAAAGCTGCTGAGCCTCCTGCATCAGAAAACGGATTTCCGCCGACTGATTGATCCGTTCCGCGATAAACAGCCCGTCCGGCTTGGGGATGCGGCGCGGCGGAGCTGGGGGAAGGCTCTCTGCAATGGGAGCGGCGGCAAGCGGAAGCTTTTGGTGCGGGACAGACTCTGCGGCAGCGGCAGGCTGCACAGTCTGTTCCGACCCTGTTTCCGTTACAAGACCAACCTGTACCCAGTACTGCATGGCGTCCTGCACGTCGGGGGTGGTGATGCCCAGCGCAGCGGCGATCACCTCATGCGTAAAGGATTCTTCTGAATGACGAAGCGCCCACAGAAGAACCTTCAGCTGGTTCGGGCTGGCCATTTTAATATGGGAATCGACAAGAGTGCTGGGAACGGCAAAAACCGATTTCCATGCGCCCGGATGAATGGAAAAAGCCATGATATACTCCTTTGTACTGTTGCACCGATCCCACGGGGAACAGGCACTTCTTTGCAAAAAAAAGCAAGTGTTCGTGTGTGGCTGCGCCGGCAGGACCAATAAAAAAAGACACGATATACTTTTCCACTGTTTCAAAAAGGAATCATGTCATAGAATTTAAATGTAATTCATTATATCACATTTTGGTTAGAGAAGGAATAGAAAGGCAGAAAGGAACGGGAGAAAAAGAAAAATAAAAAAATTGGAAAAAGGTATTGACTTAAGGCGAATTCTGTCATATAATAACTCTCGCAGTTTGTTTGCGGATGTAGCTCATCTGGTAGAGCGCCACCTTGCCAAGGTGGAGGTAGCGAGTTCGAGCCTCGTCATCCGCTCCAGTAAAAAGAAAGCCAATCAACACTGATTGGCTTTCTTTTTTTATGGTTGTATCCCTGAACGCAGGGATACAAAATTGGCTTTCAGACCTGAAAAGGCGGGGGCTCAAAATTCCCTTTAGCCTGCTTTTTAGATTTTTCTGAAGGAGTAGCCTCGGCATCTGCCTTACGGCCTATCCGGAAAGAGGGGAGCTTGATCTGGGTGAGAATGAGCGCACAGAACATAAAAACACATCCGCTGATTTCCCGCAGACTCATGGTTTCCTGAAACGCCACTGCGCCGGCCACCGCGGCAAAAAGGGATTCCATACTGAGAATCAGACCGGCAATCGCCGGAGCAACTGTTTTTTGCCCAAGGGCCTGCAGGGTATATGCGACCCCCACCACCATGATTCCCGTATACAGAATCGGGCCGATGCTGCTTGTTACTGCCTGAGTGGTTGGGGATTCGAGCTGTAATGCGCAGAAAAGGGAAAAAAGGCCCGAAATCATAAATTCTACCAGCACCAGCTCCAGACTGTCGGTTTTCTTGGAATAGGTATCGACCAAAGTGATTTGAATCGACCAGAACACTGCGCTGATCAGAACATAAAAATCTCCTTTTGAGATGCTGAAGTTTTCAGACATACACAAAAGGTACAGCCCCACTGTGGCCAACGCAATACAAATCCATGTTTTCAGCTCGGTTTTACGGTGGAAAAACAAACCGAACAAAGGGATGAGTACAATGTACATTGATGTGATAAACCCGGTTTTTCCCACAGTGGTGTGGGCAAGACCCAGCTGTTGAAAGTATGCGCCCAAAAACATGGCAGTGCCGCAGAGGCCGCCACCGATTACAAGGTCTTTGCGCAAAAAGGTCTTTTTTTCTTCCCGGCTGATGCGTTTCAATAGTAAGCTGAGAGGAAAAAATATAATTGCCCCCATTAGAAAACGTGCAGCTCCAAACGAAAAGGGACCCAGATACAGTGTCCCCAACTTTTGCGGGATCAGCGAGGTTCCCCATATGATAGCGCAAAGCGAGAGCATCAGTTCCCCTTGGTGTTGTTTCAGGTGATGCATCGATATTCAGTCCTTTTTATAATGAAAATTCAAATTTATTGTATCATTATCCATAGAGAAAAACAACCGGATTTCTTAGGTTCCGTCGAAAGAGCGTCTTAAACAACCTTGCGTTCTCTCAAGATTAACGGTGTTGC
Above is a window of Faecalispora anaeroviscerum DNA encoding:
- a CDS encoding DMT family transporter gives rise to the protein MHHLKQHQGELMLSLCAIIWGTSLIPQKLGTLYLGPFSFGAARFLMGAIIFFPLSLLLKRISREEKKTFLRKDLVIGGGLCGTAMFLGAYFQQLGLAHTTVGKTGFITSMYIVLIPLFGLFFHRKTELKTWICIALATVGLYLLCMSENFSISKGDFYVLISAVFWSIQITLVDTYSKKTDSLELVLVEFMISGLFSLFCALQLESPTTQAVTSSIGPILYTGIMVVGVAYTLQALGQKTVAPAIAGLILSMESLFAAVAGAVAFQETMSLREISGCVFMFCALILTQIKLPSFRIGRKADAEATPSEKSKKQAKGNFEPPPFQV
- a CDS encoding DnaD domain protein, whose product is MAFSIHPGAWKSVFAVPSTLVDSHIKMASPNQLKVLLWALRHSEESFTHEVIAAALGITTPDVQDAMQYWVQVGLVTETGSEQTVQPAAAAESVPHQKLPLAAAPIAESLPPAPPRRIPKPDGLFIAERINQSAEIRFLMQEAQQLLGRPLSPGLSSTLLAIHDDYGLPVDVTLMLLQFVKSKGKDNTSYIEAVARDWAEEGISSHRQAEEKLRKLDDINKAWRKIEQELRLSPRSPSAREERYSDRWLLEWKFSPKMVREAYDRSVDAIGKLSLSYMNKILERWQREGITTPQQAAMEQTEKVASQKHGKPQQQTTYDIEEYERMSAQVPDILGKE